Sequence from the Agarivorans sp. Alg241-V36 genome:
CTATCAAAATGACAAAATTAGCCAACTTATTCTGGCCGGTGAGCAAGAGCTAGATGAGGAAAAACGGATTAAGATTATTCAGTATCTAGAGCAGCAAATCTATCAGGAAGCGGTATTTGTGCCTTTATACTGGCAGCGAAAAATTTGGGCATTGAACCAGCGGATTGATATTAAGAATATGAATCGGGCTAGTCCATTCCCATTGTTTGAGCAGTTACAGGTGCTCGAATAGCCGCTTAAGCTTGGCTGAAGCTTTCGATTTTCTGCTGAATACCTTTGCTATCTAAACCCAGTAAGTCATAGATTTGTTCTTGGCTACCTTGCTCCACAAAGTTGTCGGGTAGGCCAATGTTCAATACTTTTACTTGGTTAAGCTGCTGAGCAAACAAAAACTCGTTTACCGCAGAGCCTGCGCCGCCTTGTATGGCATTTTCTTCCAGAGTCACTAGCACGTCGTACTCAGCTGCTAAGGCTTTGATACAAGCTTCATCTAGGGGCTTAACAAAGCGCATGTCTACTAAGGTTGCATCTAGTTGCTCGGCCACTGGCGCGGCTTTGCAAAGTAAACTACCAAAGTTAAGAATGGCGACTTTCTTCCCTTCTCGAATGACTCTAGCCTTACCAATGTCCATAGCGGTCATTTCGCTATTTACCGGTGTATTGTCGGCACCACCACGCGGGTAGCGAACCGCTGCCGGGCCTTGATGAAGGTGGCCGGTGTATAGCATTTGACGGCATTCATCTTCATTGGCCGGTGCCATAATCACTAAATTTGGCACGGTACGTAAGTAACTTAAGTCAAAGGCACCTTGGTGAGTAGGGCCATCGGCACCCACAATACCAGCGCGGTCAATGGCAAATAAAACCGGCAGGTTTTGAATCGCCACATCGTGAATTAATTGATCGTAGGCACGCTGCAAAAAGGTACTGTAAATGGCAACTACTGGCTGGTAACCAGCAATGGCTAAGCCTGCTGCGAAAGTTACCGCGTGCTGTTCGGCAATAGCCACATCGAAGTATTGCTCTGGAAACTCTTTAGAAAAGCGCACCATGCCTGAGCCTTCACGCATGGCTGGAGTAATGCCCATCAGCTTTTTGTCTTTGGCTGCCATATCGCATAGCCAGTCACCAAAAACCTTAGAGAAGGTAGGGGCGGCGCCTTTGCTTTTAGGCAAGTTATCTTGGCTAGGGTCAAATTTAGGAACCCCGTGATAGCCAATGGGATCTTGCTCAGCAGGCAGATAGCCTTTACCTTTTTTGGTCATTACATGCAGGATTTGCGGACCTTTTAGATCGCGCATATTACTTAGCGTGCGCACTAAGCCTTTTACATCATGGCCATCAATTGGGCCAATGTAATTAAAACCAAACTCTTCAAATAAAGTACCAGGTACTACCATGCCTTTTAGGTGTTCTTCGGCGCGACGCGCTAATTCCTTAATCGGAGGCATGCCGCTTAGCACTTTTTTACCGCCTTCGCGTAGCGACGAGTACAAAGAGCCAGAAAGAATATTGGCTAAAGAATTGTTCAGTGCACCAACGTTCTCAGAAATCGACATCTCGTTGTCATTAAGAATCACTAACATGTCGTTGTGAATAGCGCCGGCATGGTTTAGTGCTTCAAAGGCCATACCTGCGGTCATTGCGCCATCACCGATAACAGCAACTACCTTACGGCCTTGTTGTTCTTTTTCTGCAGCTATTGCCATGCCTAAGGCGGCACCAATAGACGTGCTTGAATGGCCTACGCTGAGTACATCGTATTCACTCTCGCCACGCCATGGGAAAGGATGCAAACCTTTAAACTGGCGAATGGTCGACATTTTTTCACGGCGACCAGTTAAAATTTTGTGCGGATAAGCTTGGTGACCTACGTCCCAAACCAGTTTATCGAATGGGGTGTTGTATACGTAATGCAAGGCTACGGTGAGTTCAACAGCACCTAGACCCGATGCTAAATGGCCACTCGACTGGCTGACACTGTTAAGAAGGTATTGGCGAAGATCATCACACAGCTCGGGCAGCTGTTGCTGCTCTAACTGGCGAAGTTGCGGAGGCAAGTCAGCCAGAGCAAGTGTAGGGTAATCTTTAATATTCAGTGTCATATAAAATGCTTATCATTATTCTTATTGTTGACGACTAGTTGTTTCGATGTACGACATAATCAGCTAATAAGGCTAGCAACTCACTATTGTAAGGCAAACTCTCTAAGGCTTGAAGCGCTTCTTCACCTAGTTTTTCTGCTTTGTCTATGGCGCCTTGTAGGCCCAGTAAACTAGGGTAAGTGCTTTTATTTAGGGCCTGATCTGAGCCCTGTGGTTTACCTAGAGTGTCGGTATCACTAATTATATCTAAAATGTCATCACGAACTTGAAAGGCTAAGCCTAACGCATCTGCATAACGAGCTAAAGCTTGCTGCTCATTTGCTTGTTCAATGTTGGCACAAACCGCACCTAGCATTACCGCTGCTTTGATAATGGCACCGGTTTTATGTTGGTGCACTTTTTCTAATTGCTCAAGGCTAACCTGTTGGTCGGTAGCTGCAATATCTAAAGCCTGACCGCCACACATACCGTTGTAGCCGGCCGCTTGGCTGAGTATTTTTAACATCGCCACTTTTTGGGCATCGCTAGCGGGGGCTTCGGCAATTAAGCTAAAGGCGAGGCTTTGTAAGGCATCACCCGCCAGTATTGCGGTGGCTTCATCAAAGGCAATATGGCAAGTAGGCTGGCCACGGCGCAGCTCATCATTATCCATGGCAGGTAAGTCATCATGAATTAATGAATAGGCGTGAATGCACTCTACAGCCGCCGCAGCAGCGTTCAGTATTTCTTTGGGTGCCTGAGTTAATTGCCCCACTAAATAAACCAATAGTGGGCGTACTCGCTTACCGCCTAGCAGTAAACCATGGCGCATGGCTGCCAAGAGTTTTGGGTCATTAACAACTTGATTGGCTAAAACACGGTCTAAATGGGTGTTTATTTGGGATTGGTAGTCAGCAATGGTGCTAGCTAAACTAGAATTCACTCAGAAGGCTCCTGTTCTAAGGGTTCTAGTGACTCGCCATTTGGCCCTTGGCGAAGTATTTCTACCTGTTGTTGAGCCTGCTGCAATTTAGCTTGGCCAGCATTGGCTAAACTGATACCACGTTCAAATTGCTTAAGAGAATCTTCTAGGCTTAGCTCACCTTGTTCAAGCTGTTGAACAATGTCTTCAAGTTCATTTAAGGTTTCTTCAAACTTCATCTTTTCTGGTTTTTTTGCAACCATGCTAAAGCCTCTATCAAGCGTATTCTGGCGCAAAGTTACCTTAGCCGTATGGGTAGGTCAAACTTGCGACTCAAGTATTTTAATATTGGCCGATAAATATAGAAGAGCTTGGTAGGTCAAGATATTGAAATGAGAACACAAAATTACCTTCGATTCTGTTTTGCGAGTAGACTAGTATTAGTTTAATTAGAATCTCTAGGCTACAGGTTAAAAGGAAAAAGCAGTGGATTTAGCAACGCTGATTGGGATTATCGGCGCCTTCGCCTTTGTTGTTATGGCGATGGTGATGGGTGGCGGAATTGAGATTTTTATCGACATTCCCTCGGTACTAATTGTTTTTTGTGGCTCCTTGTTTGTTGTATTGATGAAATACAACCTAGGTCAGTTTTTGGGAGCAGTGAAAATTGCGGCCAAGGCTTTTATGTTTAAAGCCGACAAGCCCGATGATCTTATCGAGCGCTCTGTCGAAATGGCTGACGCTGCCCGTAAAGGTGGATTTTTAGCCTTAGAAGAAGCCGAGATCACCAACCCCTTTATGCAGAAAGGCATTGATATGCTAGTGGATGGTCATGACGCAGACGTTGTGCGGGCCACCATGGAAAAGGATATCTTGCTTACCTCGGAGCGCCACGAATTTGGAGCCGGTATTTTTAAGGCTTTAGGTGATGTAGCACCAGCCATGGGGATGATTGGTACTTTGATTGGTCTGGTGGCCATGTTATCTAACATGGATGACCCAAAATCTATTGGTCCTGCCATGGCGGTAGCTTTGTTAACTACTTTGTACGGTGCAATTCTCGCCAACATGGTGGCCATTCCTATTAGCGAAAAACTGCTATTGCGTGCGGGTGAAGAAAAGCTCAACCGCACCTTGATTTTGGATGCGGTATTAGGCATTCAAGATGGCCAGAACCCAAGGGTGATTGAAGGCGTGTTGAAAAACTACTTGCCAGAAGGCAAGCGCTCACTAGGCACAACAGACGAGTAGGTAGCGCAGTATGGAAGAACCTTGCAAGTGCCCCCCCGAAGGACTGCCCGCATGGATGGGCACCTTCGCCGATCTCATGTCTTTGTTGATGTGCTTTTTTGTATTGCTGCTCGCTTTCTCGGAAATGGACGTATTAAAGTTTAAGCAAATTGCCGGTTCAATGAAGTATGCCTTTGGTGTGCAAAACTTATTGGAAGTAAAAGACATTCCAAAAGGGACCTCGGTGATTGCGCAAGAGTTTAGGCCGGGTCGTCCAGAGCCAACACCGATTGAAACTATCATGCAGCAAACCATTGATATGACTCAGGCAAAGCTTGAGTTTCATGATGGTGAAGAAGCCGATGCTGGTGGTCAGCAAAAGGCTGCTGGCCAGCAAACCGGTGGCCGAGCTTCAGCCACTCAAGCTCAGTCCTCACAAAGCCAATCAGAAACTCAAGCTCAACAAAATGAAACGGCAAAACGAATTGCCCAGCAGTTGCGTGATCAGATTGAAGATGGCGCGATTGAAGTGGAGTCACTTGGTCAGCAAATTATTATTCGAGTGCGAGAAAAAGGCGCTTTCCCTTCAGGTTCAGCCTTTTTACAACCTAAGTTTCGTCCGGTTATTCGCCGAGTGGGCGAGGTGATTAAAGACATTCCTGGCATTGTTACCGTGTCTGGCCATACCGATAACCAGCAAGCAGAGTCAGAGCTTTACCGCTCTAACTGGGATCTATCAAGCCAGCGAGCTGTGTCGGTGGCTCATGAGCTGATTAAAGTGCGCGGCTTTGCTGAAGAACGACTGGTTGTGAGCGGCTTAGCGGATACTCAACCACTATTGAAAAACAACACTCTTGAGAACCGTCGTCGTAATCGCCGGGTAGAAATTGGCATTATGCAAGGTAAGGCCTCTCAATCGGGTGAGATTGCCGTCTCAGGAGAAGAATAAATAAACCAGCTCGCTTAACTCTGTTAAGCTCGCTTAACTTCCTTTCTACTTTACTACCTTCTATTTTCATTTGATAAATAAGCACCAAAGCGAGCTAAACTAAACATTATTGGCTCACTGCCTAAACACGCGGTATAATTCGCGCCCAAATTTATCAAGGCCCTAGAGTTATGAAGTTCATCGTTAAACTATTTCCAGAAATTGCCATGAAGAGTAAGCCGGTTCGTAAGCGCTTCAGCAAAATTCTTCAAAGCAATATTCGCAATGTAATTAGTCCAATCGATGAAACTATTCGTGTGCGTTTAGACTGGGACCGCATGGTGGTTACCTCGCGTAACGACAGTGAAGAAAATCGCGCCGCGTTGATTCAAGCGCTTTCTTCTACCCCAGGTATCGTTCACTTCTTGGAAGTGAAACAGCATAGCTACACCGACCTACATAATATCTATGAGCTCACTTTTGATGCTTGGAAAGATCGCCTAAAAGATAAAACCTTTTGTGTGCGCGTTAAGCGCAGTGGTCAGCAAGATTTTTCATCAATTGAAGTAGAACGCTATGTTGGTGGTGGCTTAAACCAACACTGTGAAAGCAATGGCGTACGTTTAAAGAATCCTGATGTCACGGTAAAAATCGAAATTACCGACGATGTGATGTATTTGGTGCAAGAGAAGCACCCTGGCTTAGGCGGCTTCCCTATTGCCACTCAAGAAAGCGTATTGTCGTTAATCTCTGGTGGCTTCGACTCTGGGGTATCCAGCTACCAGCTCATTAAACGTGGCGCTAAAGTACATTACTGCTTCTTTAATCTAGGTGGCCGAGCTCATGAGTTAGGCGTGAAGCAAGTGGCGCATCACTTATGGAAGCGCTTTGGCTCATCACATCGAGTTAAGTTTGTAGCCATCGACTTCGACCCTGTAGTCAATGAGATCCTTGAGAACGTTGATAACGGCCAAATGGGCGTGGTACTCAAGCGTATGATGGTGCGAGCCGCGTCTAAAGTAGCGCAGCAGCTGGATATTCCTGCGCTAGTAACTGGCGAAGCGGTAGGGCAGGTCTCTAGTCAAACCTTGGTGAATTTAAGCATGATTGACAGAGTCTCAGAAACCTTGATTCTACGCCCGCTAATTGCCACCGATAAACAAGACATTATTGATACCGCCAAACATATCGGCACCAATGACTTTGCCGAGACCATGCCAGAATACTGTGGCGTTATTTCAAA
This genomic interval carries:
- the dxs gene encoding 1-deoxy-D-xylulose-5-phosphate synthase; translation: MTLNIKDYPTLALADLPPQLRQLEQQQLPELCDDLRQYLLNSVSQSSGHLASGLGAVELTVALHYVYNTPFDKLVWDVGHQAYPHKILTGRREKMSTIRQFKGLHPFPWRGESEYDVLSVGHSSTSIGAALGMAIAAEKEQQGRKVVAVIGDGAMTAGMAFEALNHAGAIHNDMLVILNDNEMSISENVGALNNSLANILSGSLYSSLREGGKKVLSGMPPIKELARRAEEHLKGMVVPGTLFEEFGFNYIGPIDGHDVKGLVRTLSNMRDLKGPQILHVMTKKGKGYLPAEQDPIGYHGVPKFDPSQDNLPKSKGAAPTFSKVFGDWLCDMAAKDKKLMGITPAMREGSGMVRFSKEFPEQYFDVAIAEQHAVTFAAGLAIAGYQPVVAIYSTFLQRAYDQLIHDVAIQNLPVLFAIDRAGIVGADGPTHQGAFDLSYLRTVPNLVIMAPANEDECRQMLYTGHLHQGPAAVRYPRGGADNTPVNSEMTAMDIGKARVIREGKKVAILNFGSLLCKAAPVAEQLDATLVDMRFVKPLDEACIKALAAEYDVLVTLEENAIQGGAGSAVNEFLFAQQLNQVKVLNIGLPDNFVEQGSQEQIYDLLGLDSKGIQQKIESFSQA
- the pomA gene encoding flagellar motor protein PomA, whose product is MDLATLIGIIGAFAFVVMAMVMGGGIEIFIDIPSVLIVFCGSLFVVLMKYNLGQFLGAVKIAAKAFMFKADKPDDLIERSVEMADAARKGGFLALEEAEITNPFMQKGIDMLVDGHDADVVRATMEKDILLTSERHEFGAGIFKALGDVAPAMGMIGTLIGLVAMLSNMDDPKSIGPAMAVALLTTLYGAILANMVAIPISEKLLLRAGEEKLNRTLILDAVLGIQDGQNPRVIEGVLKNYLPEGKRSLGTTDE
- the thiI gene encoding tRNA uracil 4-sulfurtransferase ThiI, producing MKFIVKLFPEIAMKSKPVRKRFSKILQSNIRNVISPIDETIRVRLDWDRMVVTSRNDSEENRAALIQALSSTPGIVHFLEVKQHSYTDLHNIYELTFDAWKDRLKDKTFCVRVKRSGQQDFSSIEVERYVGGGLNQHCESNGVRLKNPDVTVKIEITDDVMYLVQEKHPGLGGFPIATQESVLSLISGGFDSGVSSYQLIKRGAKVHYCFFNLGGRAHELGVKQVAHHLWKRFGSSHRVKFVAIDFDPVVNEILENVDNGQMGVVLKRMMVRAASKVAQQLDIPALVTGEAVGQVSSQTLVNLSMIDRVSETLILRPLIATDKQDIIDTAKHIGTNDFAETMPEYCGVISNKPTVKAVESKLLAEEQNFDFAILDKVVEDSRITDIRDVTKEADEQVTEVASEEELAQDKEAVVLDIRSIEEQEQQPFSIDGVEVKHIPFFKLSTQFGDLDQSKHYMLYCDRGVMSKLQALYLQDAGFKNVAVYSKK
- the ispA gene encoding (2E,6E)-farnesyl diphosphate synthase, yielding MNSSLASTIADYQSQINTHLDRVLANQVVNDPKLLAAMRHGLLLGGKRVRPLLVYLVGQLTQAPKEILNAAAAAVECIHAYSLIHDDLPAMDNDELRRGQPTCHIAFDEATAILAGDALQSLAFSLIAEAPASDAQKVAMLKILSQAAGYNGMCGGQALDIAATDQQVSLEQLEKVHQHKTGAIIKAAVMLGAVCANIEQANEQQALARYADALGLAFQVRDDILDIISDTDTLGKPQGSDQALNKSTYPSLLGLQGAIDKAEKLGEEALQALESLPYNSELLALLADYVVHRNN
- a CDS encoding exodeoxyribonuclease VII small subunit, with the protein product MVAKKPEKMKFEETLNELEDIVQQLEQGELSLEDSLKQFERGISLANAGQAKLQQAQQQVEILRQGPNGESLEPLEQEPSE
- a CDS encoding flagellar motor protein MotB, yielding MEEPCKCPPEGLPAWMGTFADLMSLLMCFFVLLLAFSEMDVLKFKQIAGSMKYAFGVQNLLEVKDIPKGTSVIAQEFRPGRPEPTPIETIMQQTIDMTQAKLEFHDGEEADAGGQQKAAGQQTGGRASATQAQSSQSQSETQAQQNETAKRIAQQLRDQIEDGAIEVESLGQQIIIRVREKGAFPSGSAFLQPKFRPVIRRVGEVIKDIPGIVTVSGHTDNQQAESELYRSNWDLSSQRAVSVAHELIKVRGFAEERLVVSGLADTQPLLKNNTLENRRRNRRVEIGIMQGKASQSGEIAVSGEE